The Streptococcus sanguinis genomic sequence TGGGCTAAGGTCGTCGTGGCAGCCTTGCCGGCTGCTGTTATCGGCTTATTCTTGGATGATTGGTTTGAAGCGCATTTTTACAATCTGGTCTCTGTATCAGTGATGCTGATTGTCTATGGGGCGGCCTTTATCTATCTGGAAAGGCGCGAGCATGAGGAGCCTGCTGTGACAGATTTAGCTTCTCTTCCTTACAAAACTGCCTTGCAAATTGGTCTCTTTCAGATTCTAGCTCTCTTCCCTGGAACTAGCCGTTCTGGTGCCACCATTGTCGGTGGTCTCCTGAATGGTGTCAGTCGTTCTGTCGTGACAGAGTTCACTTTCTATTTGGGGATTCCTATTATGTTTGGCGCTAGTGGCTGGAAAATTCTCAAGTTCATCAAGAATGGGAACAGTCTGGGATTTGGGCAAATTTTCTTGCTCTTAGTTGCCATGGGGGTGGCCTTCGGTGTCAGTCTAGTTGTGATTCGTTTCCTGACAGACTACGTCAAAAAGCATGACTTTACAATTTTTGGGAAATATCGGATTGGCCTAGGCGGCGTGCTTCTGGTTTATGCAGCCATCAAAGCTTTGATGGGATAAAAGGGGGAGATTTTAATGTTTCCCTGACTCTCTCATGTAGTGAAATAATAAGCTCTCGGAATTTTCTGAGAGCTTTTTTGGGTAATTGCCATTTTCAGACCAATACTAGCTATTTTTTGAAATACGGGGGATTTTTTAGTATAATAGTAGGACTAGAAGTGTATGAGGTAGAGATATGGAAATGAAACAGATTAGTGATTCGACCATAAAAATCACGATTCAGCTGGAAGATTTGGAAGAACGTGGCATGGAAATGGCTGATTTCTTGGTCCCCCAAGAAAAGACAGAAGAGTTTTTCTATACCATCTTAGATGAGTTGGAAATGCCGGATAATTTTTTGGACAGCGGTATGCTGAGTTTCCGTGTGACGCCTAAGCCAGACAAGGTAGATGTTTTTGTTACCAAGTCTAAATTAGATAAGAATCTGAGTTTTGAGGATTTGGCAGATCTGCCAGACATGGATGAGCTGTCTCATATGTCTCCAGATGAATTCCTCAAGACATTGGAAAAGAGCATTTTTGAAAAGAGTAAGGAAGACATAGAAGCAGTCCAATCTTTGGAAACAGCCGAAGCAGAGGAAGGGGCGCAATTTTCTCAGCAGGCGGCCGATGAGCAGTTGACAGAAAATGCAGAGCGTTACATTTACTATATCCTGCGTTTTGAAGATATTAAGGCTGCTGCGGCCTTTGCCCAGACGGTGGACTATAAGATTGACTTATCAGAGCTTTATAAGCATGATTCTGCTTATTATTTGACGATTTTAGTAGATGTTGAGGGTTTTCCAGAGCGCTATCCAGCTTGGCTCTTGGCCAAGATGCGTGAGTTTGCAGATGATTCAGATATCACTCGGGCGGTGCTTCAGGAGCACGGTCATCTGCTTTTGGTGACAGATGCGGTCTCCGGCCTGCAGAAGGTTGAATGCCTATGATTACTTTTCCGTTAAAGTTTATCTTGGTATTGCTGGGAACTTTTTTTATCGGGGTGATTCTGACGCCCTTGGTTCGGCTCTTAGCCTTTAAGATTGGTGCGGTAGATTATCCCAATGCTCGCCGCATCAATAAAAAGCCCATGCCTAGCAGTGGCGGGCTGGCGATTGTAGCGGCCTTTTCTATCTCTACTCTGCTCTTGATGCCACAGATTGTTGCTGTAGATTTTTTTGGACAGACCTATTTTGATTATGTTTGGCCGGTCGTGATTGGTGGTTTGATTATTGCCTTTACAGGGCTGGTCGATGATATCAAAGAGCTGTCGCCTATGCTGAAAATGGGGGGAATTGTTCTAGCGGCCAGCCTAATCTGGTGGCTGACGGATTTCCGATTGGATGATTTTAAGCTTCCTTTTGGCGGACCTTTCCTGCATTTTGAGCCTTGGCTGTCCTATATTTTGACAGTGGTGTGGATTATTTCTATCACCAATGCGGTTAATTTGATTGACGGTCTGGATGGTCTGGTGAGTGGGGTGTCCATCATCTCCTTGGTAACGATGGGGATTGTTTCTTACTTCTTTTTGCCCCAGCACAATCTCTTTTTGACCCTGACAATTTTCGTCTTGGTCTTGTCAATTGCGGGTTTTTTCCCTTACAATTACCACCCGGCTATCATCTATCTTGGTGATACGGGGGCTCTCTTCATCGGCTTTATGATTGCCGTCTTGTCCTTGCAAGGGCTAAAAAATGCGACGGCTGTTGCGGTGGTGACGCCTATGATTATCTTAGGAGTGCCGATTACGGATACTTTTCTGGCGATTATCCGCCGTACTCTATCTGGTCAGAAATTCTACACGCCTGACAAGCATCATCTTCATCACAGACTCTTATCCTTGGGATTGACCCACCGCGGGACAGTGCTGGTTATCTACGGGATTTCGCTGGTCTTTGCCATGATTTCTCTCTTGTTGAATGTTTCCAGTCGAATTGGTGGCGTGCTCTTGATGATAGGCTTACTTCTGGGTGTTGAGCTCTTTGCTGAGCTGGTCGGAGTTTTGGGGCCTAATCGTACTCCTTTGCTCAATATTCTCCGCTTTATTGGCAACTCCTACTACCGTGAGGAAGTTCGGCGGAAATGGCGTCAAAAGAGGAATAAATAAGAATAGCTCTAAACAAAATAAAAGCCTTTTGGGCTTTTTTTTGGTATACTAAAGTATGTAAATCAGCTAAGCAAAGAAAGGAAAAAGAAATGTCTGTCTTAGAAATAAAAGATCTTCATGTTGAAATTGAAGGGAAAAAAATTCTCAAAGGGGTGAATCTCACTCTGAAAACAGGAGAGGTTGCAGCAATTATGGGCCCGAATGGAACAGGGAAATCAACCTTGTCTGCAGCCATCATGGGCAATCCTAACTACGAAGTGACTCAAGGAGAGGTGCTTTTTGATGGAGTCAATATCTTGGAGTTGGAAGTGGATGAGCGTGCTCGCATGGGACTCTTCCTGGCTATGCAGTACCCTAGTGAAATTCCTGGTATTACTAATGCAGAGTTTCTACGTGCAGCTATGAATGCTGGCAAGGAAGACGAGGAAAAAATCTCTGTCCGCGACTTTATCATGAAGCTGGATGAAAAGATGGAACTGCTCAACATGAAAGAAGAAATGGCTGAGCGCTACCTTAATGAAGGTTTCTCTGGGGGGGAAAAGAAGCGCAATGAAATCTTGCAGTTGCTCATGCTAGAGCCGACTTTTGCACTTTTAGATGAGATTGACTCTGGTCTCGATATTGATGCTCTTAAAGTTGTATCTAAAGGGGTTAATGCTATGCGAGGTGAAGGTTTTGGTGCTATGATTATCACTCACTATCAACGCCTGCTCAACTATATCACTCCAGATGTAGTTCATGTCATGATGGATGGTAAAGTCGTTCTTTCTGGCGGTCCTGAATTGGCAGTCCGCTTGGAGAAAGAAGGCTATGCTAAATTGGCTGAAGAGTTGGGCTTCACCTATACCGAAGAAGCCTAGTCAAACATTCTTTTGACTTTGATAAAAGATAGGAGAATGACATGACTAAAGAATTGATTCAAGAATTTTCACAGCTACATGCAGAGCCAGATTGGCTCTTTCAACTGCGCCAGCAGGCCTTTGATAAGATTGACCAGTTAGAATTGCCGCGTATTGAGCGGGTTAAATTTCACCGTTGGAATCTGGGTGACGGCCGTATTTCAGAGAGTGAGCCGCTGACAAGTGTTCCAGACTTTACAGCCCTAGATGACAATCTCAAGCTTGTCCAAGTGGGAACTCATATTGTTTTGGAGCAATTGCCAGCTGACTTGGCAGCACAAGGTGTGGTTTTCACTGATTTCCACACTGCCTTAGAAGAGATTCCAGAGCTGGTAGAGAAGCATTTTATGTCTGCGGTCAAGTACGACGAGGACAAATTGGCAGCTTACCACACTGCCTATTTCAACAGCGGTGCCGTTCTTTATGTGCCGGACAATGTTGAGATTGACCAGCCAATTGAAGGAATTTTTTATCAGGACAGCGAAAGCGATGTTCCTTTTAACAAGCATATTTTGATTATCGCAGGCAAGCATTCCAAGGTTAACTACTTGGAACGCTTGGAAACTTACGGCGAGGGCTCTGTCCCAGTAACAGCCAATATCACTGTCGAAGTTATTGCTCAGGCTGGAGCTCAGATTAAGTTTTCAGCTATTGATCGCTTGGGCGAAAATGTAACAGCTTATATCAGCCGTAGAGGTAAGCTGGACAATGATGCCATGATTGACTGGGCTATCGGCGTTATGAACGAAGGCAATGTTGTGGCTGACTTTGATAGCGACCTTTATGGCAAGGGCAGCCATGCGGATATGAAAGTAGTGGCTCTCTCAAGTGGCAAGCAGGTTCAGGGGATTGATACCCGAGTAACTAACTATGGCTGCAACTCTATCGGAAATATCCTGCAGCACGGGGTTATCCTAGAAAAAGGAACCCTGACCTTCAATGGTATCGGCCATATTATCAAAGGTGCCAAGGGAGCAGATGCCCAGCAGGAAAGCCGAGTTCTCATGCTGTCTGACCAGGCTCGTTCAGATGCTAATCCAATCCTCTTGATTGATGAAAACGATGTGACAGCTGGTCACGCGGCTTCTATCGGCCAGGTGGATCCAGAGGATATGTACTACCTCATGAGTCGGGGTCTTGATAAGGCGACGGCTGAACGCTTGGTCGTGCGCGGCTTCTTGGGCTCAGTGATAGTAGAAATCCCTGTTAAGGAAGTCCGTGATGAAATGATTGAAAATATCGATATTATTCTCGCAAAAAGATAAAAAGCTGGGCCTTGTCCCGTAAAAGTAGATAGGAGTCTTCATGTCTGGATTTAACGCAGAAGCAATCAAGCAAGATTTTCCCATTTTGGACCAAATTGTCAATGATGAGCCTTTGGTTTATTTGGACAATGCGGCGACAACCCAGAAACCCAAGCAGGTGCTGGCAGCTATTGAAAACTACTATCTTAGAGACAATGCCAATGTGCACCGCGGTGTGCATACGCTAGCCGAGCGTGCGACAGCGGCCTATGAAGCAGCCAGGGAAAGAGTTCATTCTTTTATCAATGCAGCTTCAAGCAGAGAAGTCCTCTTTACACGAGGAACTACGACGGGCCTTAACTGGGCGGCTCAATTTGCGGCTGAAAGGCTGCAGCCTGGTGATGAAGTGATGATTTCGATTATGGAGCACCATTCCAATGTCATTCCTTGGCAGGAAGTTTGTAGGAAGACTGGAGCCAAGTTGGTCTATGTCTATCTCAAAGATGGTGCTCTGGATATGGAGGATTTTCGTGCTAAGCTCAATGAGCGGACAAAGTTTGTCTCTCTAGCTCATGCTTCTAATGTCCTTGGGGTCATCAATCCCATCAAGGAGATTGCCCAGCTGGTTCATCAGCGAGGAGCGCTTTTGGTGGTGGACGGTGCTCAATCCATTCCGCATATGAAGATTGATGTGCAGGATTTGGATGTGGACTTCTTTGCCTTTTCGGGACATAAGATGGCCGGACCTACCGGTATCGGCGTTCTCTATGGTAAGGAAGAATTGCTAGAGCAGATGTCGCCAGTTGAGTTCGGCGGCGAAATGATTGATTTTGTCTATGAGCAGGAAGCGACCTGGAAGGAATTGCCTTGGAAGTTTGAGGCTGGCACTCCGAATATGGCAGGAGCAATCGGTCTTGCGGCAGCCATTGATTATTTGGAAGACTTGGGTATGGATGCCATTGCCCAG encodes the following:
- a CDS encoding undecaprenyl-diphosphate phosphatase codes for the protein MFIIEIFISIIYGIIEGITEWLPISSTGHLILIQDFIQYKNQSPAFMEMFNVVIQLGAILAVVVIYFDKLNPFKPGKSARQVQKTWQLWAKVVVAALPAAVIGLFLDDWFEAHFYNLVSVSVMLIVYGAAFIYLERREHEEPAVTDLASLPYKTALQIGLFQILALFPGTSRSGATIVGGLLNGVSRSVVTEFTFYLGIPIMFGASGWKILKFIKNGNSLGFGQIFLLLVAMGVAFGVSLVVIRFLTDYVKKHDFTIFGKYRIGLGGVLLVYAAIKALMG
- the mecA gene encoding adaptor protein MecA, with amino-acid sequence MEMKQISDSTIKITIQLEDLEERGMEMADFLVPQEKTEEFFYTILDELEMPDNFLDSGMLSFRVTPKPDKVDVFVTKSKLDKNLSFEDLADLPDMDELSHMSPDEFLKTLEKSIFEKSKEDIEAVQSLETAEAEEGAQFSQQAADEQLTENAERYIYYILRFEDIKAAAAFAQTVDYKIDLSELYKHDSAYYLTILVDVEGFPERYPAWLLAKMREFADDSDITRAVLQEHGHLLLVTDAVSGLQKVECL
- a CDS encoding glycosyltransferase family 4 protein, with translation MPMITFPLKFILVLLGTFFIGVILTPLVRLLAFKIGAVDYPNARRINKKPMPSSGGLAIVAAFSISTLLLMPQIVAVDFFGQTYFDYVWPVVIGGLIIAFTGLVDDIKELSPMLKMGGIVLAASLIWWLTDFRLDDFKLPFGGPFLHFEPWLSYILTVVWIISITNAVNLIDGLDGLVSGVSIISLVTMGIVSYFFLPQHNLFLTLTIFVLVLSIAGFFPYNYHPAIIYLGDTGALFIGFMIAVLSLQGLKNATAVAVVTPMIILGVPITDTFLAIIRRTLSGQKFYTPDKHHLHHRLLSLGLTHRGTVLVIYGISLVFAMISLLLNVSSRIGGVLLMIGLLLGVELFAELVGVLGPNRTPLLNILRFIGNSYYREEVRRKWRQKRNK
- the sufC gene encoding Fe-S cluster assembly ATPase SufC, which translates into the protein MSVLEIKDLHVEIEGKKILKGVNLTLKTGEVAAIMGPNGTGKSTLSAAIMGNPNYEVTQGEVLFDGVNILELEVDERARMGLFLAMQYPSEIPGITNAEFLRAAMNAGKEDEEKISVRDFIMKLDEKMELLNMKEEMAERYLNEGFSGGEKKRNEILQLLMLEPTFALLDEIDSGLDIDALKVVSKGVNAMRGEGFGAMIITHYQRLLNYITPDVVHVMMDGKVVLSGGPELAVRLEKEGYAKLAEELGFTYTEEA
- the sufD gene encoding Fe-S cluster assembly protein SufD, yielding MTKELIQEFSQLHAEPDWLFQLRQQAFDKIDQLELPRIERVKFHRWNLGDGRISESEPLTSVPDFTALDDNLKLVQVGTHIVLEQLPADLAAQGVVFTDFHTALEEIPELVEKHFMSAVKYDEDKLAAYHTAYFNSGAVLYVPDNVEIDQPIEGIFYQDSESDVPFNKHILIIAGKHSKVNYLERLETYGEGSVPVTANITVEVIAQAGAQIKFSAIDRLGENVTAYISRRGKLDNDAMIDWAIGVMNEGNVVADFDSDLYGKGSHADMKVVALSSGKQVQGIDTRVTNYGCNSIGNILQHGVILEKGTLTFNGIGHIIKGAKGADAQQESRVLMLSDQARSDANPILLIDENDVTAGHAASIGQVDPEDMYYLMSRGLDKATAERLVVRGFLGSVIVEIPVKEVRDEMIENIDIILAKR
- a CDS encoding cysteine desulfurase — encoded protein: MSGFNAEAIKQDFPILDQIVNDEPLVYLDNAATTQKPKQVLAAIENYYLRDNANVHRGVHTLAERATAAYEAARERVHSFINAASSREVLFTRGTTTGLNWAAQFAAERLQPGDEVMISIMEHHSNVIPWQEVCRKTGAKLVYVYLKDGALDMEDFRAKLNERTKFVSLAHASNVLGVINPIKEIAQLVHQRGALLVVDGAQSIPHMKIDVQDLDVDFFAFSGHKMAGPTGIGVLYGKEELLEQMSPVEFGGEMIDFVYEQEATWKELPWKFEAGTPNMAGAIGLAAAIDYLEDLGMDAIAQHEQDLIAYVFPKLQAVEGLTIYGSQDLAQRSGVIAFNLDGLHPHDVATALDYEGVAVRAGHHCAQPLLTYLQVPATVRASFYIYNTYADCDKLVDALEKTKEFFNGAF